The Prochlorococcus marinus str. MIT 9301 genome window below encodes:
- a CDS encoding glycine zipper 2TM domain-containing protein — translation MIMKFHYLALLFCFSPIAQVNATTPKSVTCTRTEYREEYIPGTKSNPGYVKSYEVDVVIPCGGQNKAEKIDDNDCSEGSVIGGILGAGIALSSSRGKDRFWAVPAGGTAGALIGCQVDGG, via the coding sequence ATGATAATGAAATTTCACTATTTGGCTTTATTATTTTGTTTTTCTCCTATTGCTCAAGTTAATGCAACAACCCCAAAATCAGTAACTTGTACAAGAACCGAATATAGAGAAGAGTACATTCCTGGAACGAAATCAAACCCAGGATACGTTAAAAGTTATGAGGTAGACGTTGTAATACCCTGTGGAGGTCAAAACAAAGCTGAAAAAATAGATGATAATGATTGTAGTGAAGGTTCTGTTATAGGGGGTATTCTTGGTGCTGGAATTGCATTATCCTCATCTAGAGGGAAAGACAGGTTTTGGGCCGTACCAGCGGGCGGTACTGCAGGAGCTCTAATTGGATGTCAGGTGGATGGTGGTTAA
- a CDS encoding pyruvate dehydrogenase complex E1 component subunit beta, translating into MAGTLLFNALKEAIDEEMANDVNVCVMGEDVGQYGGSYKVTKDLYEKYGELRVLDTPIAENSFTGMAVGAAMTGLRPIVEGMNMGFLLLAFNQISNNMGMLRYTSGGNYKIPTVVRGPGGVGRQLGAEHSQRLEAYFHAVPGIKIVACSTPTNAKGLMKAAIRDDNPVLFFEHVLLYNLSEELPEGDYICALDQADVVKAGKDITLLTYSRMRHHCLKAVEELEKKGIDVELIDLISLKPFDMETISKSIRKTNKVIIVEECMKTGGIGAELIALITEECFDDLDARPIRLSSQDIPTPYNGNLENLTIIQPHQIVEKVEDLISGSI; encoded by the coding sequence GTGGCTGGAACATTATTATTTAATGCTTTGAAAGAGGCAATTGATGAAGAAATGGCAAATGATGTAAATGTTTGCGTAATGGGGGAAGATGTTGGTCAATATGGAGGATCTTATAAGGTAACTAAGGATTTATATGAGAAATATGGAGAGTTAAGAGTCTTAGATACTCCAATTGCAGAGAATAGTTTTACGGGTATGGCTGTGGGTGCAGCAATGACTGGCTTAAGACCAATAGTAGAAGGAATGAATATGGGTTTTTTGCTTTTAGCTTTTAATCAGATATCAAATAATATGGGTATGCTTAGATATACAAGTGGCGGAAATTATAAAATACCAACAGTAGTTCGAGGCCCTGGAGGAGTTGGGCGTCAACTTGGTGCTGAGCATAGTCAAAGACTTGAAGCATATTTTCATGCGGTTCCTGGCATAAAAATCGTTGCATGTAGTACACCCACAAATGCCAAAGGTTTAATGAAAGCTGCTATAAGAGATGATAATCCGGTTCTATTTTTCGAACATGTTCTTCTATATAATTTGTCTGAAGAATTACCTGAGGGTGATTATATTTGCGCTTTAGATCAGGCTGACGTTGTAAAAGCAGGTAAAGACATTACTTTATTAACTTATTCAAGAATGAGACATCACTGTCTTAAAGCTGTTGAAGAATTAGAAAAAAAAGGAATTGATGTTGAGTTAATAGATTTAATAAGTTTAAAACCATTTGATATGGAAACTATCTCAAAATCAATAAGAAAAACAAATAAAGTAATTATTGTTGAAGAATGTATGAAGACTGGAGGTATTGGTGCAGAATTAATTGCCTTGATAACAGAAGAGTGTTTTGATGATCTTGATGCCCGACCAATTAGATTATCAAGTCAGGATATTCCGACTCCGTATAATGGAAATCTTGAGAATTTGACAATAATCCAACCACATCAAATAGTTGAAAAAGTTGAAGATTTAATTAGTGGGAGTATATAA
- the dnaG gene encoding DNA primase produces the protein MVHSIHPRTIQEVKEKADIVDVISEHIVLKKKGKEFVGICPFHDDTKPSMTVSPSKQFYYCFSCGAGGNSIKFLMEFTRANFSDVVLSLAKKNNINVENLEGPQVEAYKKQLSRKEELYKILRVTKNWFKSQLNNSLGLEALKYLTSKRNLSNKIIDNFELGFAPNSWNDLFNYLSKVEKFPINLILASGLAISKDNSDKIYDRFRNRLIVPIHDMQGRVVAFGGRSLDGQEPKYLNSPESEIFEKGKMLFAFEKASSNIRKRDKAIIVEGYFDVISLHSKGITNSVASLGTALNKYQISQLCRCTDNKNIILNFDSDNAGILATKRVIKEVESLSIHDQINLKILQLSDFKDPDEYLNSHTPEDYFNLIDNSSFWIDWEIDQIFKDKDLTKSEIFQSVISSLVKLLSKLPQSSTRTHYLQKVSEKLSKGQARLAIQFEQDLRNQVKGFRWHGRSKKFEQPNEISRREKNESEIIFYYLHCPELRLFIRDEFQKREINGFNTSYIQSLWEAISKIEQNNLGLNYLNDLKQSNSQNLQKDFSSINLISLLPDYLALNNPESSNKINILINPNELFLTLLSNPKDNLLGTLSLLEKYNSLKRCRHLIESWGSQRLKTLENCISILIDNPSSGSSNTNKEIDDLFKDLNADAIKFQELYYLERQHINFLDKQRCGNFIAS, from the coding sequence ATGGTTCATTCTATACACCCAAGAACTATTCAAGAGGTTAAGGAAAAAGCAGATATTGTTGACGTTATATCTGAACATATTGTTCTTAAGAAGAAAGGAAAAGAATTTGTTGGGATTTGCCCTTTTCATGATGATACTAAGCCATCTATGACAGTATCACCTAGTAAACAATTCTATTATTGTTTTTCTTGTGGTGCTGGTGGTAACTCTATTAAATTTTTAATGGAATTTACTCGTGCAAATTTTTCAGATGTTGTACTTTCTCTCGCTAAAAAAAATAATATTAATGTTGAAAATCTCGAGGGACCTCAAGTAGAAGCTTATAAAAAACAATTATCTAGAAAGGAAGAGCTTTATAAAATATTAAGAGTCACTAAAAATTGGTTTAAGTCTCAATTAAATAATTCTCTTGGTCTTGAAGCATTGAAATATTTAACATCAAAGAGAAACTTGAGTAACAAGATTATTGATAACTTTGAATTAGGTTTTGCCCCAAATTCATGGAATGATTTATTTAACTATCTATCCAAGGTAGAAAAATTTCCTATTAATTTAATATTAGCTTCAGGCCTTGCAATTTCTAAAGATAATTCTGACAAGATTTATGATCGTTTTAGAAATAGATTAATTGTTCCAATACATGATATGCAGGGAAGAGTAGTTGCTTTTGGAGGAAGATCTCTTGATGGTCAGGAACCTAAATACCTTAATTCTCCTGAATCAGAGATATTTGAAAAGGGCAAAATGTTGTTTGCATTTGAAAAAGCTTCTAGCAATATTAGGAAAAGAGATAAAGCTATTATTGTTGAAGGCTACTTTGATGTTATTTCTCTTCATTCAAAGGGTATTACTAATTCTGTGGCTTCTCTCGGTACCGCATTAAATAAGTATCAAATTTCTCAATTATGTAGATGTACAGATAATAAAAATATAATTTTGAATTTTGATTCTGATAATGCAGGTATTTTAGCTACAAAAAGAGTAATTAAAGAAGTCGAGAGTCTATCCATTCATGATCAAATTAATCTTAAGATACTTCAACTAAGTGATTTTAAAGATCCTGACGAATATTTAAATAGCCATACTCCTGAAGATTATTTTAATTTAATTGATAATTCATCCTTTTGGATTGATTGGGAGATTGATCAGATCTTTAAAGATAAAGATTTAACTAAGTCTGAAATTTTCCAGAGTGTTATTTCGTCATTGGTAAAATTGTTGAGTAAATTACCTCAATCATCAACCAGAACTCATTATCTACAAAAAGTTTCCGAAAAATTAAGTAAGGGACAAGCTAGGTTAGCAATACAATTTGAACAAGATTTAAGAAATCAAGTAAAGGGATTTCGTTGGCATGGTAGATCAAAAAAATTTGAACAACCAAATGAAATTTCCCGACGGGAGAAAAATGAATCGGAAATAATTTTTTATTATTTACATTGTCCAGAACTTAGGCTATTTATTCGTGATGAATTTCAGAAAAGAGAAATTAATGGATTTAATACTAGTTATATTCAAAGTCTATGGGAAGCTATTTCAAAAATTGAACAAAATAATTTAGGTTTAAACTACTTAAATGATTTAAAACAATCAAATAGTCAAAATCTTCAAAAAGATTTTTCTTCTATTAACTTAATTTCACTTTTGCCTGATTACTTAGCTCTCAATAATCCTGAATCATCAAATAAAATTAACATTCTTATTAATCCAAATGAGTTGTTTTTAACATTGCTGAGTAATCCTAAAGACAATTTACTAGGAACATTATCACTTCTTGAGAAATATAATTCTCTTAAAAGATGTAGACACTTAATCGAATCTTGGGGATCTCAAAGATTAAAAACTTTAGAAAATTGTATATCTATTTTAATTGATAATCCTTCTTCAGGTTCTTCAAATACAAATAAAGAGATAGATGATCTTTTTAAGGATTTAAACGCAGATGCGATTAAATTTCAGGAATTATATTACTTAGAAAGGCAACATATTAATTTTTTAGATAAACAACGTTGTGGCAATTTCATCGCTAGTTAA
- the rsmA gene encoding 16S rRNA (adenine(1518)-N(6)/adenine(1519)-N(6))-dimethyltransferase RsmA — MNSKNYHQKKRFGQHWLVNKKILEKIKEIAVLNENDFILEIGPGKGALTSKLLNSEIKKLHAIELDKDLINLLNDKFNNNDKFSLQQGDILSVNLDSINKKITKVIANIPYNITGPILDIFIGRLGIIRKYNYEKIIFLMQKDVVDRILSKEGSPNAGALSIRMQLLSKIKRICDVPPSSFSPPPKVFSSLVVFEPIKNDLRLDISLEKYIDKLLRISFNSRRKMLRNTLNTILSNEEINELSESSKVCFNLRPQDISIDQWIKLAENCIKIKK, encoded by the coding sequence ATGAATTCTAAAAACTATCATCAAAAAAAAAGATTTGGACAACATTGGTTGGTCAATAAAAAAATATTAGAAAAAATTAAAGAAATTGCTGTTCTTAATGAAAATGACTTTATTTTAGAAATTGGTCCTGGTAAAGGAGCTTTAACATCTAAGTTATTAAATTCAGAAATTAAAAAATTACATGCAATTGAATTAGATAAAGATTTAATAAATTTATTAAATGATAAATTCAATAATAATGATAAGTTTTCACTGCAGCAGGGAGATATTCTCTCTGTTAATTTAGATTCGATCAATAAGAAGATTACAAAAGTAATTGCAAATATTCCTTACAATATAACTGGTCCAATATTGGATATTTTTATAGGTAGATTGGGCATTATAAGAAAATATAATTACGAAAAAATAATATTTTTAATGCAGAAAGATGTTGTAGATAGGATTTTGTCAAAAGAAGGTAGTCCTAATGCTGGTGCGCTTAGTATAAGAATGCAACTTTTATCAAAAATAAAAAGAATATGTGATGTGCCCCCTTCATCATTTAGTCCACCGCCAAAAGTTTTTTCTTCTTTAGTAGTTTTCGAACCAATTAAAAATGATTTAAGATTAGATATTAGTCTAGAAAAATATATAGATAAACTTCTTCGAATTTCATTTAATTCAAGAAGGAAAATGCTTAGAAATACTCTTAATACAATACTTTCGAATGAAGAGATAAATGAATTATCTGAATCTTCAAAAGTTTGTTTTAATTTAAGACCACAAGATATTTCAATTGATCAATGGATTAAGCTTGCAGAAAATTGTATTAAAATTAAAAAATAA
- a CDS encoding LexA family protein produces MDYFDSTTKKFKIPLLTDSVSAGFPSPADDYEEENIDLNEHLISNPFSTFFLRVKGDSMVNAGIKDKDLIIVDKSLTARPGNIIIAMIDGEFTIKRLSIKNNELYLKAENHNYPDFRFKNHIDVQIWGVVIYSIHSYL; encoded by the coding sequence TTGGATTATTTTGATTCAACTACTAAAAAATTTAAAATCCCCTTATTAACTGATTCGGTATCAGCAGGGTTTCCTTCTCCTGCAGATGACTATGAAGAAGAAAATATTGATTTAAACGAACATTTAATATCTAATCCGTTTAGCACTTTTTTTCTTAGAGTTAAAGGTGACTCAATGGTAAATGCAGGAATTAAAGATAAAGATTTAATAATAGTAGACAAGAGCTTAACAGCCAGGCCAGGGAATATCATCATTGCAATGATAGACGGAGAATTTACAATAAAAAGATTATCTATAAAAAATAATGAATTATATTTAAAAGCAGAAAATCATAATTATCCTGATTTTAGATTTAAAAACCATATTGATGTACAGATATGGGGAGTTGTTATTTATTCAATACATAGCTATTTATGA
- a CDS encoding Y-family DNA polymerase, translating into MRISNIDAIALIDANNFYASCEQNINPHLRNKPVVILSNNDGCIIARSPEARALKIKMGTPYFKVKERLNKLDVAVLSSNYSLYGDISRRLMNLLKNYCEDIEIYSIDEAFVSICRPNDENLYPWARSIRSLIYQNLGITITVGIGENKVRAKIANKLAKNIDYSAGIFDLARTENENNYLKGISIDKIWGVGKQTSNWLQSKGIKNARELRDMEENEIIKKLGIVGKRLQLELKGHRCLPIEKNKKSKKEIQVSRSFGTPITKLEDLTQALAVHAIKASEKMRSQNLQSSDIRVFARTSKYSSQNYQRSAHRKLTNATDDTNKILKIVVELSKEIYNPEYKFSKAGVLMQDLTNSEYLQQSVINYKSQKDLKKSANLMRTIDLLNKRFNNNAITWAITKNPQSWKMNKNFLSRSSTTDIEQIPTIMK; encoded by the coding sequence ATGAGAATTTCAAATATTGATGCAATAGCTCTTATAGATGCTAATAATTTTTACGCGTCATGCGAACAAAATATTAATCCTCATTTGAGAAATAAACCAGTAGTAATTTTATCTAATAATGACGGATGTATCATTGCAAGAAGTCCTGAAGCGCGAGCTTTAAAAATTAAAATGGGAACTCCGTATTTTAAGGTCAAAGAAAGATTAAATAAATTAGATGTAGCAGTCTTAAGCTCAAACTACTCGCTTTACGGCGATATTAGCAGAAGACTAATGAATTTACTGAAAAACTATTGTGAAGATATAGAAATTTATTCTATTGACGAAGCATTCGTCTCGATTTGCAGGCCTAATGATGAAAATCTATATCCTTGGGCAAGAAGCATAAGATCATTAATATATCAGAATCTAGGGATTACCATAACAGTAGGAATAGGGGAAAATAAAGTAAGAGCAAAAATTGCTAATAAACTAGCTAAAAATATTGATTATTCAGCTGGAATATTTGATTTAGCTAGAACCGAAAATGAGAATAATTATTTGAAAGGAATTAGTATAGATAAGATATGGGGAGTCGGGAAACAAACCTCTAATTGGTTACAAAGTAAAGGTATTAAAAATGCGAGAGAACTAAGAGATATGGAAGAAAATGAAATCATTAAGAAATTAGGCATCGTAGGGAAAAGACTGCAATTAGAACTTAAAGGCCATAGATGCCTGCCCATAGAAAAAAACAAGAAATCAAAAAAAGAAATTCAGGTGAGCAGGAGTTTCGGCACGCCTATCACAAAATTAGAAGACTTAACTCAAGCACTGGCGGTTCACGCAATAAAAGCCTCTGAAAAAATGAGAAGTCAGAATTTGCAATCATCTGATATTAGAGTATTTGCCAGAACCAGTAAATATTCAAGTCAAAATTATCAAAGAAGTGCTCATAGAAAACTTACAAATGCAACAGATGACACAAATAAAATTTTAAAAATAGTAGTTGAATTATCTAAAGAAATTTATAATCCCGAATATAAATTCTCAAAAGCTGGCGTTTTAATGCAGGATTTAACTAATAGCGAATATTTACAGCAATCAGTTATCAATTACAAATCTCAGAAAGACTTAAAAAAATCAGCAAATCTTATGAGAACGATTGATTTATTAAATAAAAGATTTAATAACAATGCAATTACATGGGCCATTACAAAAAATCCACAAAGTTGGAAGATGAATAAGAATTTCTTAAGTCGCTCATCTACAACTGATATAGAACAAATCCCAACTATAATGAAGTAA
- a CDS encoding DMT family transporter, producing MINIEELEKRINSLKKYNLVFASFFFSLMTLCVKKIDKRITIYELVLFRSLLSLIITLLIINIKNINPWGKNRPLLILRGFLGTLALVCIFYAIRNMPLSISTVIQYTYPIFISIFAGIFIKEKITRNIIIALIIAWIGILVILNPSQLSNINVEIEIISILIAFLGAICTALAYVTVKKLSFSEDIYVIIGYFPLISFITLLPIVLLNWVTPNLSELVWIIGIGLFTQLGQTFLTIGLKNLPASEASIINYLQVLFGSIWGILFFSEIININFLLGASLVLLGTIISTTKIIKRT from the coding sequence ATGATAAATATCGAAGAATTAGAAAAAAGAATTAATTCATTAAAAAAGTATAATTTGGTATTTGCCTCATTTTTCTTCAGTTTGATGACTTTGTGTGTAAAAAAAATTGATAAAAGGATAACTATTTATGAATTAGTTTTATTCAGATCATTGTTGAGTTTAATCATTACATTATTAATAATTAATATAAAAAATATAAATCCTTGGGGCAAAAATAGACCATTACTTATCTTAAGAGGTTTTTTAGGAACTTTAGCTTTAGTTTGTATTTTTTATGCGATAAGAAATATGCCTCTTAGTATATCTACAGTCATTCAGTATACATATCCAATTTTTATATCAATATTTGCTGGCATATTTATAAAAGAAAAAATAACGCGTAACATAATTATTGCTTTAATTATTGCCTGGATTGGAATACTAGTAATATTAAATCCAAGCCAATTATCAAATATAAACGTTGAAATTGAAATTATTTCGATTTTGATAGCATTTCTTGGAGCAATCTGCACCGCATTAGCTTACGTTACAGTTAAGAAACTTTCATTTAGTGAAGATATATATGTAATTATTGGATATTTTCCACTTATTTCTTTTATAACTCTATTACCAATTGTATTACTCAATTGGGTTACCCCAAATTTGAGTGAACTAGTTTGGATAATAGGAATTGGCTTATTTACACAATTAGGTCAGACTTTCTTAACTATAGGATTAAAAAATTTACCTGCTTCTGAAGCATCAATAATTAATTATTTACAAGTTTTATTTGGTTCAATTTGGGGGATTTTGTTTTTTAGCGAAATAATTAACATAAATTTTTTATTAGGCGCCTCACTAGTTTTATTAGGAACTATTATATCTACTACCAAAATAATCAAAAGGACATAG
- the ispE gene encoding 4-(cytidine 5'-diphospho)-2-C-methyl-D-erythritol kinase has protein sequence MQDLAKPKIKIKSPAKINLHLEVIGKREDGFHELAMIMQNIDLSDYLEFEINNEGLIKLESDCNDLSLSDDNLIVKSANLLRKNSNINYGANIFLRKNIPIGAGLAGGSSNAAATLIGLNKLWNLDLDHGTLCSLASTLGSDIPFFINGGIQLCFGRGEILEKLDSNFEYGVILLKNPNVSVSTAETYKKYSNRFCDNHLNDRKMIENIRKNLRDNGLNKLNFDNQHLFIKNDLQLVVENENDSVKQALYLLSKLENCLTFSMSGSGPTCFALFKDIETAKKELTANSKFFKDKGYDSWVCTFLEKGITFI, from the coding sequence ATGCAAGATTTAGCTAAACCGAAAATTAAGATAAAATCTCCTGCCAAAATAAATTTGCACCTTGAAGTTATTGGTAAAAGAGAGGATGGATTTCATGAGTTAGCAATGATTATGCAAAATATCGATCTTTCTGATTATTTAGAATTTGAAATAAATAATGAAGGTTTAATTAAACTTGAGTCTGATTGTAATGATTTAAGCTTGTCTGATGATAACTTAATTGTTAAATCGGCAAATCTATTAAGAAAAAATTCAAATATAAATTACGGTGCGAATATATTTTTAAGAAAAAATATTCCAATTGGCGCAGGATTAGCTGGTGGATCCAGTAATGCAGCAGCAACATTAATTGGTCTTAATAAGTTATGGAATTTGGACTTAGATCATGGAACATTATGTTCATTAGCATCAACTTTAGGATCTGATATTCCCTTTTTTATAAATGGTGGCATTCAGTTATGTTTTGGAAGAGGAGAAATTTTGGAGAAATTAGATTCAAACTTTGAATATGGAGTAATTCTTTTAAAAAATCCAAATGTATCAGTATCTACAGCTGAAACTTATAAAAAATATAGTAATAGATTTTGTGATAATCATCTTAATGATAGAAAAATGATTGAGAACATAAGAAAAAATTTAAGGGATAATGGTTTGAATAAATTAAATTTTGATAATCAACATTTATTTATTAAAAATGATTTGCAGTTAGTTGTTGAAAATGAAAATGATTCTGTAAAGCAGGCATTATATTTACTTTCTAAACTAGAAAATTGTCTCACATTTTCAATGAGTGGATCAGGACCTACATGCTTTGCACTCTTTAAAGATATAGAGACTGCAAAAAAAGAATTAACTGCTAATTCTAAATTTTTTAAAGATAAAGGCTATGATTCATGGGTTTGCACTTTCCTTGAAAAGGGAATAACATTCATTTAA
- a CDS encoding DUF3082 domain-containing protein: MADNSNENIEKNIPEKGPLNFIVGSLTSFLLFIFFYFLSNKIAIYFSVHKPSNSSEIVQNISSSINTLIIGLSFLLTFSFAFIGIGLFIVFIRSFIVKKS; encoded by the coding sequence TTGGCTGATAATAGTAATGAGAATATTGAAAAAAATATTCCCGAGAAAGGACCTTTAAATTTTATTGTTGGATCATTAACAAGTTTTTTATTATTTATATTTTTTTATTTTTTAAGTAATAAAATTGCAATTTATTTTTCAGTACATAAACCATCTAATTCTTCTGAAATAGTCCAAAATATTTCCTCTAGTATTAATACCTTAATAATTGGATTATCTTTTTTGCTAACTTTCTCTTTTGCTTTTATAGGTATAGGACTTTTTATTGTATTTATTCGAAGTTTTATTGTGAAGAAAAGTTGA
- the ruvA gene encoding Holliday junction branch migration protein RuvA, with the protein MISWINGDLVDLWQTNQKFFVLINCQGLGYEIQILESFFLKLRKNQISTKNITLWVKHIKKEDSDLLFGFTSNEQKNFFIEILSIRGVGSQIGIGILNKFSISEVINAIKTQDKKLICSVPGIGQKMSERLILELKSKFKSEILSEEEKSKGELEIKDPEINKMIEDLQLTLQSLSYKNKEINNILPIIIKEIDLLGKKENNLSFEKLLKLAMRYLDEDSSNIAR; encoded by the coding sequence TTGATTAGTTGGATAAATGGAGATTTAGTTGATTTATGGCAAACTAATCAAAAATTTTTTGTTTTAATAAATTGTCAAGGATTAGGATACGAAATACAAATACTAGAATCCTTTTTTCTCAAATTAAGAAAAAATCAGATATCTACTAAAAACATCACTCTTTGGGTAAAGCATATAAAAAAAGAAGATTCAGATTTATTATTTGGCTTTACATCAAATGAGCAAAAGAATTTCTTTATTGAAATTTTAAGTATTCGAGGTGTTGGATCTCAAATTGGTATTGGGATATTAAACAAATTTTCTATTAGTGAAGTTATAAATGCAATAAAAACACAAGACAAAAAATTAATATGTTCTGTACCTGGTATAGGACAAAAAATGAGTGAGCGTTTAATTTTAGAATTAAAAAGTAAATTTAAAAGCGAAATATTATCTGAAGAAGAAAAAAGCAAAGGTGAACTTGAGATTAAGGATCCTGAAATAAATAAAATGATAGAAGACCTTCAGTTAACCCTTCAATCATTAAGTTACAAAAACAAAGAAATAAATAACATTTTGCCAATTATTATTAAAGAAATTGATCTCTTAGGTAAAAAAGAAAATAATTTATCATTTGAAAAACTATTGAAATTAGCTATGCGTTATCTAGATGAGGATAGTAGTAATATAGCTAGATGA
- a CDS encoding 23S rRNA (pseudouridine(1915)-N(3))-methyltransferase RlmH yields the protein MLQSNRLAIYAIGKIKKLWIRDGINQYKKRMPELIINELKTFNLNNLRSNNNIIICLSEEGKQFNSVELCSLLLNFKNKKINFLIGDTDGVSSDIKEKSDLVLSLSPLTFPHELARLILIEQIYRAISISNNSPYHRS from the coding sequence ATGCTTCAGAGTAATAGATTAGCAATTTATGCTATCGGCAAAATAAAGAAACTTTGGATTAGAGATGGAATTAATCAATACAAAAAAAGAATGCCTGAACTTATCATTAATGAGTTAAAGACTTTTAATTTAAATAATCTTAGATCCAATAACAATATTATTATCTGCTTAAGTGAAGAAGGGAAACAGTTTAATTCAGTTGAACTATGTTCCTTACTCTTAAATTTTAAAAATAAAAAAATTAATTTCTTAATCGGTGATACTGATGGAGTTAGTTCAGATATAAAAGAAAAATCAGATCTTGTACTAAGCCTGTCTCCTCTAACTTTTCCTCATGAATTAGCTAGATTAATCCTAATCGAGCAAATCTATAGAGCTATTTCTATATCTAACAACTCCCCTTACCATCGTTCTTAA